A section of the Phacochoerus africanus isolate WHEZ1 chromosome 4, ROS_Pafr_v1, whole genome shotgun sequence genome encodes:
- the LOC125124644 gene encoding olfactory receptor 7A17-like, with product MEPGNVTQISEFLLQGLWKEPKQQPFIFGLFISMYLITVFGNLLIILAVSPDSHLHTPMYFFLSNLSFVDIGFTSTTIPKTLMNIQTENKIITYKGCITQMYFFMLFAGLDDFLLTVMAYDRFVAICYPLHYTVIMKPWLCGLLVLVSWMISALNSLLQSLMVLWLSFCTELEIPHFFCEIKQVVQLACSDTFLNDMVMYFAAGMLGGVSLTGILYSYSKIVSSIRGISSSQGKYKAFSTCASHLSVVSLFYCTVLGVYLSSAGTHSSHSGAVASVMYTVVTPMLNPFIYSLRNKDIKRALRRITWPIFLGLKKCS from the coding sequence ATGGAACCAGGCAATGTCACacaaatttcagaatttcttcttcaGGGTTTATGGAAGGAACCAAAACAGCAGCCTTTCATATTTGGGCTTTTCATCTCTATGTACCTGATCACTGTATTTggaaacctgctcatcatcctggctgtAAGCCCAGACTCCCATCTCCACAcgcccatgtacttcttcctctccaacttGTCCTTTGTGGATATCGGcttcacctccaccaccatcccaAAGACGCTGATGAATATACAGACAGAGAACAAAATTATAACCTACAAAGGTTGCATCACCCAGATGTACTTTTTCATGCTCTTTGCAGGGTTGGATGACTTTCTCCtgactgtgatggcctatgaccgctttgTGGCTATCTGCTACCCCCTACACTACACAGTCATCATGAAACCCTGGCTCTGTGGACTGCTGGTTCTGGTGTCCTGGATGATAAGTGCCCTGAATTCCTTGTTACAGAGCCTAATGGTGTTGTGGCTGTCCTTTTGTACAGAATTGGAAATCCCACACTTTTTCTGTGAAATCAAGCAGGTGGTCCAACTTGCTTGTTCTGACACATTTCTTAATGATATGGTGATGTATTTTGCAGCTGGGATGTTGGGTGGTGTTTCCCTCACTGGGATTCTTTATTCATATTCTAAGATAGTTTCCTCTATACGAGGAATTTCATCATCTCAAGGGAAGTATAAAGCATTTTCCACCTGTGCATCTCACCTCTCAGTTGTGTCCTTATTTTATTGTACAGTCTTAGGAGTGTACCTTAGCTCTGCTGGTACCCACAGTTCACACTCAGGTGCAGTAGCCTCGGTGATGTACACCGTGGTCacacccatgctgaaccccttcatctacagctTGAGGAACAAAGACATAAAGAGGGCTCTGAGAAGAATCACGTGGCCAATTTTCTTAGGACTGAAGAAGTGCTCATGA